The DNA window TTTTTATTCTCCACCAACCATTGACACAACTCGGAAATGGTTGAAAGACTTTTGTAGTGTGACCCTTTGACTACATTATGCTCATAGTGCTTCAACTGCATCTCTAACCGTTCTTTTTCTTCACTAGTAAAATCTTGTGGATAAAACTTTTCCACCAGTTTGCATATATTCATATATCTCAATGAATCACTTGCATTTTGAGGATTTAAAGCAGAACTAAGCATGAGTAACTCCATCGCATTTTCACAAAAACGAACATTAATTTCTTGCAGTTGTGAATCTATAGTGGCATAAAAAAAGTTTACCCTGTAATGATGCTCAATGGTGAAATTGCCTTGATGACGACGGGCTTGACCTCGCCTATCAACATACTGAGCACTAAAATCAGGAACATCAATATTACGAGCCACACAAAAAGACTTCACTTTTTCAAGCAAATCATCCCATTTGTCATCCCTTAGCTCTTGAATTAATGTTTTTGTAGATGAAACTAGTTCCATTGCATTCAAAATATCTTAAGACTTACTTTGCAATGTCTGACAAATCACATCTGTGATCTCCATAATCTCATTCATTAGATGCAATATGAATACAAAATCAAATGAATTCATTTCATCATAAACAGACTTTGCTTCTGCTCTTTGGGAAGGAAGTCCATCTTCCATAACTTTGAGCAATACAGTACATGCTGCACTAAACATCTTGATCAAGTTCGATAATGATCTAAAATGAGAACTCCAACGCGTATCAGCTGCTCGTTGTAAATTACATATCTGATTAAGTCCACGCCCTGTCTCGAGTTCATTAATAGAAATCAAATAAGCAATGTCATCTGCGTGAGCTTCTTTCAATTCATCATTACGCTTGCACGAAGCACCAACCATATTAATTATGAAAGTTAATTTATCAAAAAACTGATGAATGGGAGTTACATTTTTTGCTGCCGCAACAAGAGCCAACTGCAATCGATGGGCAAAGCAATGAACATAATAAGCACTCTTACAATCTTTCAGAATCAAAGCTTGCAATTCATTGAACTCACCTCTCATATTGCTAGCACCATCGTAACCTTGACCTCTAATATTTTGGACATCCAAATTgtaatgactcaaataagaattTATAGCATTCTTTAATTTCAAAGCTGTCGTATCTGACACATGAACAAGCCCAAAAAAACGTTCTTGTATGCATCCATTTTTGTCCACGAACCTCAACACTATAGACATTTGTTCTCTTTTTGACTCATCACGGGCTTCATCGATGACTATGCAATACTTGTTGTCTGCAATTTCTTCACGAATTAAATTTTTCACTCTCACTGAGAACATGTGAAGTATTTGCTTTTGAATATCATCACATGTATACTTGTCATTTTTCGGAGCTTTATGTATTGCATCTGAAAGCTCATCGTTATACAAGGCCACCACATcgagaaattcaagaaagtttCCACGATTAGATGAATTAGAGCTCTCATCATGactgttaggatcggttagaaAGAAAATcgatgagctacaatagctcggttcttcaaatattgaacaccgatgaattaaatcgagtttgatatgaaatcaagcggaaaacactcgaaataatccttcgtaaaaaccgattaaatattttgtaaaccatttaagatatatgcaagttgaatgagtaaaaaggttttcggttgaagcattttatcaaacacttggtatgcaataatttggtatttgaagaacacataaaatgcttcaacaatgcttctttaaaactatggaaatgataaataaatgcaataaacaaatagacacgaatttgtttatggatgttcggagatttcaaacactcgagtaaatatgttagcaacataataacaagttttgttaacatcaaaatcaagattgcgaacatgaaatgttccaacaatctccccctttttgatgatcacaaaacttggataaacaatcaacacAACTAatatatttctccccctttttgtgtgaatcaaatattcatatttcaatacatttttaaaaaaaaatttctccccctcaatattaaaaaataatctactcattaaagctataatgagttctccccctatatttttgaaattttgaaaaatgtaaaagaagagggataactaaccaattttctccatggctcattttctgctgcagcacatatgctctaTCTTCCacgaataaactgtattttctcgggcataattaggctgcaaattttataccgctgcaaacctctacgagtctagtttgcaacgcaaaaagcggttcgtcatttggacactcgagcaaggagatatgccatttttcccaaggtcgctgcaagctgcgcgaaaattcagttttgcatatatatgtgtaaaaaatctgaaattttctattttaaacatcaaaatcagtttcaatgttctttcaagaacaacccgctctgataccacttgataggatcggttagaaAGAAAATcgatgagctacaatagctcggttcttcaaatattgaacaccgatgaattaaatcgagtttgatatgaaatcaagcggaaaacactcgaaataatccttcgtaaaaaccgattaaatattttgtaaaccatttaagatatatgcaagttgaatgagtaaaaaggttttcggttgaagcattttatcaaacacttggtatgcaataatttggtatttgaagaacacataaaatgcttcaacaatacttctttaaaactatggaaatgataaataaatgcaataaacaaatagacacgaatttgtttatggatgttcggagatttcaaacactcgagtaaatatgttagcaacataataacaagttttgttaacatcaaaatcaagattgcgaacatgaaatgttcctacaatctccccctttttgatgatcacaaaacttggataaacaatcaactcaactaatatatttctccccctttttgtgtgaatcaaatattcatatttcaatacatttttaaaaaaaaatttctccccctcaatattaaaaaataatctactcattaaagctataatgagttctccccctatatttttgaaattttgaaaaatgtaaaagaagagggataactaaccaattttctccatggctcattttctgctgcagcacatatgctctaTCTTCCacgaataaactgtattttctcgagcataattaggctgcaaattttataccgctgcaaacctctacgagtctagtttgcaacgcaaaaagcggttcgtcatttggacactcgagcaaggagatatgccatttttcccaaggtcgctgcaagctgcgcgaaaattcagttttgcatatatatgtgtaaaaaatctgaaattttctattttaaacatcaaaatcagtttcaatgttctttcaagaacaacccgctctgataccacttgttaggatcggttagaaAGAAAATcgatgagctacaatagctcggttcttcaaatattgaacaccgatgaattaaatcgagtttgatatgaaatcaagcggaaaacactcgaaataatccttcgtaaaaaccgattaaatattttgtaaaccatttaagatatatgcaagttgaatgagtaaaaaggttttcggttgaagcattttatcaaacacttggtatgcaataatttggtatttgaagaacacataaaatgcttcaacaatgcttctttaaaactatggaaatgataaataaatgcaataaacaaatagacacgaatttgtttatggatgttcggagatttcaaacactcgagtaaatatgttagcaacataataacaagttttgttaacatcaaaatcaagattgcgaacatgaaatgttccaacaatgaCCTCTGAAAGGAACGCCCTGAAGTGCAAGCAACCGAACTACATGTATACCAACTTTCAATCGAAGGCGATTCCTTGCAACTGCTTCTGAGCTAATTTTGTTGAAAAATCTTGGTATATGTTGAGGTTGTTTCATTAAATCCTCACATGCTTTTTCAGCCATACGATGAGGTGAAGATACATTATCTTTCACAATATAACATTGGAAAGAACATGTTTTTCTACTTCGAGCCTTCTTCCAATTATCAAATCCAACAACAGTAAATGCAGTTTGCTTAAGACATCCTGATGGCTTTTTAAAGATAAAGCAAGGAAAACAGAAAGCTTTATCTTTTACTGGAGAATACTCCAACCAAGGAAAAAGCTCATACCAGGATGATTGAAACCTGCGGGGATGAAGATTGTTTTTATTTAGTGGATATTCCGAAAGTATAGGCTGATATGCTTTCAGATTTAGATAAGCCCGACGAATTTCTTCTTGCTCGTTGGGAGAGTATTCCCATATTTGTCGACGTAATCCTGGATCACGCTATAAGAAGTTAAGATCAACCCCTGCACTTTCAACCTTTCTTAACTTTTGAGAATGAACCTCTGGTGGAAGATTATCATCTGATGGTATAGATGAGGCTGTAGAAATGGGAGGATCTAGTTGATTAGATCTCTTCCTCTGAAAGAATTTATCAATTGTAACAGATTTTCTCATTTATGAATAAAATCACACCTgacacaataaataaaatatagtcATTTAAATATACTAACAccataaataaaatatctgcAATAATACATTATCAATACTCACTGCTCAACTTCAAAATCtcaacaaaatataataaacaaagtgtataaaaaaatataaacaaacaaacCTCAAGACATCATAATTCGATTTGGTAAAACCAAGGTTATTAGATTAGGTGTTTGGTAAATAAAGTTCCTGCACAACTATATATTACTATTTAAATCCATACAATACAACATCCTACATATTGAGAAGCTAGCTCACCGAAGCATTCTATCCAAACCTCAATGTTAGGCGAttattaagtttaaaattatattGTTATAATTTGAACTCGAATGCTGATTGCTGACACAAGGCAAAGTAAGTCCCTGTAAATTCAGAGAGTAACGATTAGTCACTAAGTAGAGGAAAACTAAATGGTTTCGGCAAAATCCATGACCAAACGATGTAAAACAATTAAACAGGATTAAGATTTCTAAGTTCCAAACAGTTGCAATCAATCATTGATGATAATGATAATGATAACTACGAGACCCAACATTCAAGAAATTCCAAAATGCAACTCAAAAACTCGAATGCTGATTGCTGAAATTGACGAGTAGCAATTCAGTTCATAGGATCATCAAACCAacattaataaattatatttcatGAACACAAAAACTTTAACATTCCCAAATTCACTTGTTAATTGTTATCCTTTCTAAAATATTTGCCAACATATACATCAAGTTTCGAAAATAATACAACAAATCAAAAAATTAATTGTGCTTACCTTAAAACAGTAGAAATTAGAGGAAAATATGAGATGAGTAAATTTTCTTCATAAACCCTACTTTTATGTGATAAAGAAGACGGCGCTCGACTgagtctcttttttttttcatcagttttaatgatatataagcTTTTACAAAGAGATTCTCAATTCATTGATGGGCCTAATCCATTTCtttagtattttaatttaaaGCCCACTAAACATTTGATTAGTATTAAGATTAGGGGGGCCAACATAATTAATATAAACTAAAAAATTTTAAAGCCCACTAAACAATtaatataaactaaaaaaattaaaaatttagggGGGCCGTGGCCCACATAGGCCCTTACATGAATCCGCCTCTGGTTACAAGTGAGAATTTGAATGAGAATTGAATTGTTTCTTCACCTTGTTGTAGCTGCTATTATTCTTTTATTCCAGCTACTAACTCACGAATCTAAGCCGctattttctgatatttttcAAGGGTGAGAGTGTGGGTTTGCTAGACAATGAAGGTGAGTGTTAAAAGGTGTCATTATATGCATTAAGGTAGGAGTTACAAGTGTAGGCTTTGAATGCAATTTGAAATGATTCTCATTCCTCTTGCTAGCCGATACATTTTCTCCTTCTTGTTGTCTATTCACGTTTATTTGCTAGCAATATGGGCTGAGGAGCTTCAAGAAGAATTATGGTGCATGTATTACCCATAACTATGGAGGTTAAAAGTGAGAAATGATTAAACTATGAAAACCATTTAGTGGTGACTTGAATGGTGtttattacattttttttgAATTGTCTTGACCGAGAATCATTACTCATTTGCAtggtatatttttatttaaactttgcattttaattgtttaagattttaaatactcattatacattttagtgaatttacaccttaatttaaaatgaactCTTGGATGGCATTGCATGGTTtacaatttaagtatttaaatgctatatttaatttcatgaatatattatacttagattaattcatcccccatttgtttacatattttaatttaagctttaattaaatattgaacctaatagaatttatttactaacttgactccaattaatttaataaatcctaaaacattctttttctataaattaaattattccttaacttaatttaaatttaggaatatttttcttattattaatcttatttctaatctccaaactccggtccggcctcgcgtatttatcctgaaaagataaaactaaacatctatttttttaaaataaataatcatgatttaaaattatttaaaacgacttaaacacttcatatatttaattaaaaattcattcttaatttaaatagtaacaattatgcatggcttatacgtaatttgattttcgggttctactaCACACTTTGTCACACAAAACCCCTTGTGACACCTCTACTGCCACGTGTTGTGATTTGTGACTATATACTTTAATGTCTTTACGAATCTATCAAAAGGAATCAACTTTTTCACAAAACCCCTTGTGACACCTCCACTGCCACGTTTTGTGTTTGTGACTGTATAATTTAATGTTTATCCGAATCTATCAAAGAATCAACTTTTTCATCTTTAAACGACTTTTTCACATATTCCAACTTTCATTCGTGTAAGCACACAAAATCTCCACACGCGTGCAAAAGTATCCCAATGATTTAACTTTATCTTTACACTTAAACTAGCCGACATACACATggtgtttatttaatataatatataaataatttatctcATAAGTCATATGTATACTATATActgataatatattttttccaaatatttactttctttatgatttttttctaaaaattttttttaagactTGATTCATTAATGATTTGCAACATTATTAGTTCAGGAAAAGGTAGAAAAAAATTTGACAAAAgttgaaatcattcataaatCCACGGAAAGAAATCTTCATATCAATATATGATGGGGTaaaagtcaaaaaaaaaaaactttgttTTGTACTTTTGTATGACAAGTCTTACACCTTAATTTCGTCGGGAAAAAAAAACGATTATccaattttgattaaaaaataaggTATACATTGGTCACTCTATTTCGTGACATATATGTGATGTTATAGGTCACGTTTCATTGGTATGTGCATAGAGATATTCAATCATACAGAtgtgtgatcatatgatgagtcACTGGACAACCTTCCATCCGACTTTCCAATTTGTTATTATTTATCGAGTAGATTAGTCTGCAGTTAAGGTTTTATATCATTAGTATTTTGATCCGAGACAACATAGATGATCTACGTACTAGTGCTAGACTTTGACTCATTTATCGACTCCACGAGGGTCATTAGATGGCGAGGTTCAGTATGGTATCGACATACATAGGAGCAGATGCATTGTGGTTGATGATATGTATAAGCTAGAAACCGTATATAGGATCTGCTCGGATGGTATATTTTGTCGATTAATTTTCCGAAGACTGAATTATATATTCATTAATAGGTTGTGTGAAGGccacaaaaatttataaatactaCAGCCCAAGAACTCGAGATTTTGGGCACATCCAATAAGTTTGAACCCATTCAATGACTTGATGACAACCTATAATGACAAATCTCAAAAATTAAGCCATGTCCGTATTCATATTGTAACACCCAATTGATGGCTACATTATAGCATTAAATAAGCTGCTTAAAAGCCTTAAAACGTTCACTAAGGCATCCGCTCAACTTCTCTCTTCCCAACTATAAGTAAGATCCAAACTATAAGTAAGAGATCAAACAAAGATAAAAGAACACCGAAAACCTCACAAAAATTCAAGAAGAAAAACTGCCAAATTCGAGGCTTTCAGCAGCAGATTTCGTGGCATTATTTTGTCCATTTTCGAGTAAAATTTCTAGTAGCAACCAAATACTATATTTGAACTACAATCTAGCAACTCATATTCACGTTTGGAATCAAGAAAGACCAAAGTAATCGGGCTTATGTATTAAAAAAGTATAATCACGTATGATATTCTATACACGTATGATATTCTATGTTCCATTTTTGAACAATTTCGTTTGAGCATGATTTATTCGTTTATGTCTTGTCTAAGCTTTATATGTTCCAAACATTGatataattcaataaaaatttggAAAGCTATTATAAGATATGACCGCTATATGGTAGGATTATAACTGTTATATGACCTCTATATGATGAGATTATAATCATTGTATGGCCTCGTCACTTGAGTATTAACATATAGGTGACATATATTAGTAAAATCGTGGAAATTAGATGAAATTTCAATGCTTCATGTTCAGGATATGATGACGATACGTTATGTCTTCCGTTAAGAAATGTTACGTTtagaaaaaatatatgtatttgttatatatatccGAACAatcccacttgctgagtgtttcacAATTAAGTCACCCTTACCTCTCTCCCTATACAATACCAACAAACAAGTTGATGGACAAATCATGAGACGTCTGGAGCTGGTGAAGAAGCCACTTCCAAGAAagattattttcatatttcaatTGTCATTTTACGTTTTAAGTTTTACTCTTCTGCACtatttgatttctttcatgttgtaaagacaatgacagattattttataaactggtttggttatatattgtattaataacatgttattttaaaattatgtgattgttaaaAAACGAATGTGTCTGTACACCTAGGTCTCAggacatgacatttaaatgataTTAGAGCCAGCATGATCATAATCTGACTGAGATCCTAATATACAAAACGTGATAAGATGTCAAATTTTGCCAAAGGACCAGTGCTTTCATATCCTTGACAATTATTTTCGAGGTAGTATATGAACCATCAATCAACGACCTAAAATCTAATTTATAGGCGTAATAAGAGTCTCATCAGATTTGACATCCTCTATTTTTGGTAACAAGCTTACTTTTTGGTCTATTTATGCTCATCAATGATGCATTTAAGGGATAGAATCGTGACTAAAAACTTTTCTTCCTCACATATAAGTAACCCTCCCATTTTGCACAAAGAAGATCACACCGATTTAAGCATAAATTCTCTAAAATCTCGAGCATGTTGCAACCATTTTCGAACATAATTTTGACAAAGTTTGAGCAAGAAATGGCGACCCAATCTAAGACCATGAGTAACCTCGAACTCGAGATTTAGCAACTTAGAGGGACCTTCACTAGTTTTTTTTAGAAGTTACtattctaataaaaaaatttacctgcttatgtgttgtttgattgtggtgacacacattcttttatatctAAGAGGTTCACTAAGAAATTAGGGGTTAAACCTAAAATGCTTGTTAAACCTTTTAGGATAGCAACACCTACTAGTAAGGCTATCGAAACCTTCGAGTTACATCGAGACTATAAAATCAGTAACAATATTCATACGTTCAATGCCGACCCGATTCAACTCTCAATGGTGGATTTTGACATCATTCTGAGAATGGATTGTTTAGCCAAGACTCATGCAATGGTAAATTGTTGGGGTTAGAATGTCAAATTCAAAACCGAGAAGAAATCATATACCATACGCCttggtctcggggcgtgacatgttGGTTTTATAATGAAAGTTCaaggaagaaagaagaaagctatgttttcattttctaaatcaaAAACTAGTACATCGATTAGTGAGTAGTATTCTCCAACTAGAATAGCG is part of the Primulina eburnea isolate SZY01 chromosome 1, ASM2296580v1, whole genome shotgun sequence genome and encodes:
- the LOC140804364 gene encoding uncharacterized protein, giving the protein MFSVRVKNLIREEIADNKYCIVIDEARDESKREQMSIVLRFVDKNGCIQERFFGLVHVSDTTALKLKNAINSYLSHYNLDVQNIRGQGYDGASNMRGEFNELQALILKDCKSAYYVHCFAHRLQLALVAAAKNVTPIHQFFDKLTFIINMVGASCKRNDELKEAHADDIAYLISINELETGRGLNQICNLQRAADTRWSSHFRSLSNLIKMFSAACTVLLKVMEDGLPSQRAEAKSVYDEMNSFDFVFILHLMNEIMEITDVICQTLQSKS